From the Solanum stenotomum isolate F172 chromosome 4, ASM1918654v1, whole genome shotgun sequence genome, one window contains:
- the LOC125861362 gene encoding DEAD-box ATP-dependent RNA helicase 3B, chloroplastic-like, translating into MNPPMFYGPKVDEDPQGFIDEVFKVLDVIGVSPQEKAELAAYQLKDVAQDWYEKWEDERLRERIDDGNSSKGKFEVQGKPRFKKRFSNQGSSSAPKVIKDRESNPKPQGGNSGSSYVERPSCAKCGKMHDGKCLVGTDGCFSCGKSGHMKRDCPMLRAQGREGKQVPPSGSNSDAPKKNHFYAL; encoded by the exons ATGAATCCCCCTATGTTCTATGGGCCAAAAGTGGATGAAGACCCACAAGGGTTTattgatgaagtgtttaaggTGCTTGATGTTATAGGAGTGTCTCCACAAGAGAAGGCGGAACTAGCCgcctaccaattgaaagatgtggcTCAAGATTGGTATGAGAAATGGGAGGATGAGAGACTC AGGGAAAGAAtcgatgatggaaattcttccaAGGGTAAATTTGAGGTTCAAGGTAAGCCAAGGTTCAAAaaaaggttttccaaccaaggctcTTCTAGTGCTCCAAAGGTCATCAAAGATAGGGAGTCTAACCCTAAGccacaaggaggtaatagtggtAGCTCTTATGTTGAAAGACCTAGTTGTGCAAAGTGCGGCAAAATGCATGATGGCAAGTGCTTAGTTGGCACGGATGGTTGCTTTAGCTGTGGGAAGAGCGGCCACATGAAGAGAGATTGTCCCATGCTAAGGGCTCaaggaagagagggcaagcaagTCCCTCCTAGTGGTTCAAATTCTGATGCTCCCAAGAAGAACCACTTTTATGCTCTTTAA